A segment of the Cinclus cinclus chromosome 3, bCinCin1.1, whole genome shotgun sequence genome:
CAGTGTTAGGTAATAGATGGAATATTTAGTTGATATTCAAAGCAACAAATTCAATCCAAGTAAAAATGTGATCTTTTaatctctgaggaaaaaaagaccaTACTGCTGCATCAAAATAATTGATAACTGGGCATAAATATGAGCATTTTGTAAGTATTTTgtatattcttttttctttgccttttgctctttggttggttttttgacACTTGGATTGTGTTTCCACCCCTTCCCACATCAGTCACCTCTGTTAGAAGTTTAAAtcttccaacttttttttttttggggtggggggttCCCCACACAATGAAAGGAAAGATTTCCAGAAACCTGTGAAGTTAAGAAACCATGCATTTTAGGAAGGAAGTTGTGAGAACTGACTGCGTGGTGTGATCCTGACACattattttcctgaagttaGTGTGACTGGTTtccatttttttggttttctttttttccccactagaGCACTGTTCTGAAATGACCCTGTCCCATTCTTGTGTGGCACTCTATATTGCAGTTAAGGAAATggtaaaaataattctgaagaagcaattattgcaaataaaaaagTTCTTAAGATTTGGTTATATTACCTTTAGTAAATTAATGTCAATCAAAGCTTTAGTTGGTGAactgtggtttttctttttttgcagcaTGCAACATTAGTTCTGACAGTTTGGCTTTTAGGTCCTACCTCACATACCAAGGTGGCCTTTGGAAGCAGGGATATTACAGGCATTCTCTTTAGAACTATACCAATTCAGGATACAGCTCTGCAATACAGCTTTTCCACATTCTTCTTAGGACCCAGCAAGGCCTATGGAAATCATGGACTGATCTACCTACTGAAAGCAGAACTTTAGTCTTTGCGTCAGTACAATGATATACAGAATATGATTTAAAAACTCTATCAAAACTGAAATTCTGCacttcaaaattttaatttaacacTTTCCAACAACCACAATGCATTCTTTAAATTGTAAAAATactagttttttaaaaaaggcatgGTAaggcattttgaaaatattgctAGACTTCCTAAATTATAAAGTGGAGACATATGAAGCATGAAATGACTCCACCTATCTCACTGCTTTTACTAACCAgtccaaaataataattaaaagtaTTTGCTCTTGGCATGAATTTGCATTGCATTAACTTTTCCCACTCCTCCTCAGAACAAACATTAAAGGCAAAGCCCAAAGCCTGTGCTTTCACTCACTAAATTAGgttaaatattttgtaaaacagAATAAGTGACTATATCCTCAAATGCTCCTGTTCTTCTGCTTTCACCCTCTTTTCTCTTACTGCTGTTTTCTTGAGGTTACCTGCCTTCAGCCAGCCtgtgaggaaggagcagcagctccgtTCCTGTCTCAGGAAATGCATCCTTATCTGCagagacagcagctgctgtctcagggcagtgcccaggaaTGTTGGAGTGTAGAGCATCTAAGAGACTTAAcaatgttttggtttgtttccccttttctgGCCAGGTTTCATAAACATTTCAGCATAGATGGATGGATTCTCGTGATGCAGCTACACCTCCTGAGCTGTGCATTGCAAGCATCTCAAACCATCAGCCAGGTTCACATGATACTCTCACTTTTCTGTGCGGCCTGTGAATGCAGAGTTGATGGTTTTGGTGCAACTCTTGCAGCCAGTTCCAGCTTGGAAAGTCCTCTGCAATTCCCTACCCTCAAGTCTCAGAGAAAAGCCAAGAGAGTAGATATTTCCCTCTTTTGTATTAGTTCTTCAAAGTGTTGCATTAGAGTTCGCCAGTCTTCTTTTCCATATTATGCATCTGAATGCAAAAACCTCCTCTTTAAAACCATGGTGGGGAATAAGACATGAATTAAGAAACTGGACTTGGATTTCTTGTGTGGCATTTTCACATTGCCCACGGTGAGCTGAGTCTGTACGTCATGCCACGAGCAGGGCAGGCTGTGGGCACAATAGTAGACAGCAATTTCTGATGGACTTACCCTTTGGCCTCACTGCATTACATGTGAGTTTCAGCACAGTAGTGGGACTGGGGTAGGGGTCTGGGTTCAGGAGTTTTGTGCTTCCTCGCAAGCCCAGAAATTGGAGGTGCTCCCACAGAAGCTTCTTCCCTGTGTGAATCACAGTGAGCATCATTCCATGGGAAGCCCCAGTGACAGTGGGGGCAGGCAGTCCAGCATCTTTTCCCAGTGACCAAAGCACATCACTTGTGTTGGGGAAACCCTTTTCATGTTAATAAAAGTGTCTGAGCTTTGTCCCACTCACAGGGTTTTCTCCTTTGTGAAAGGGGTTGTTTGGCACGTTGCAGTTTTCTCGAGTGTTTGTTGCTTTGCAGGTGGATAAGGGTTCTGCTGGCctggagccagcacagggaGCCAGGGCTCATTGCTGCCTCCATCTCTGCAGCTGCCACCCTCACTGCCAAATTCCCTGATGGGGACTCAGTCCCTTTCTCTGCTAGTTAGGCAGCTGAAAATAATTGTCAGTTTGCTACAGGACTTATAGCagtcagtaaaataaaatttaagtttGATTgaattgttgttgttttcatttccccctccatttgtttgggttttttttaattatattgaGTCTTGAAAAGTGACATTAAGATGAAGAAAGTAATGAAATCAGTCTGTCTCATGGATAACTAAGAACTGACCGTACTTACTCTAAACTCTGAACTTCAGACCAACAGTTCTTTGCGGCTATACAGCTGAACagctattttattatttaaacattttgttttgttcaacCATGTACAGGGTAGAGGCTTTCCGTGATGCAGCATCTGCTATGgagcaagagaaagaaattctgCTCGAAATGATCCACAATATACAGAACAGCCAGGATATGAGGCACATCAGTGAAGGTGAGAAGCTGCTTTCCTGTACCTTCCAACTGACCCAAAGTCTAATCAGCCCATCTTTTAGGGAGCAGCTTGCTGTGAGCAGGTCTCTTTGCTGCTGGTAAAGGTGCAGCATTGGCACCAGCTGAGGTTGTTGAAGTATCACCCATTATCCTGAGATCTCTTCTTGACTAAATTAATGCTGTTCAGGTGGATGCACTACCATGAATGTGACTACTGTTTATGTGAAAGCCTATACTCAGTTCACTGATACATTTTCAAAATCTAGATTAATATTGCTCTGCTGGGGGTGAGACATTGATGATGATGACATAGCTAAAAATGATTTTGACTACTGGACAGGCACGAGTGTTactttcagaaaacagaaaaccatttttttcGTGGCCTCTTATTATATGTAGTTTTCTCTTTATGGCCTTCTGGGGTATTGTCTAAATCTCTCCCTCAGAATGGCACAGAAATCCATAATGAGCCAGTTCTGCTACTGAAAGTTTCCTAGTAATATTGTATGCTTTGCTTTAAAGTGACACATTGTGTCAGCAGTGGGAAAACATTGCTTACAATCGTAGCAGACTTTAATGCCTCATTTCAAATCAGACACTGGCTTCTATGAAATGAGTATGACTTGGGCAAATGCAGAAAGCTCATTTCTGGCTTCTGGAAATCTTGTTAATTGTCACTTACTTAAAAAAAGTTGTTTACTGCTAAGTTATAGCAGTTTGAGAGTCTTGATGATGCCATTTGTACAGGAAACTATTTCCCTGTaaccacaaatattttcttgttctcaactgaggtgagagagaggaactTAATTTGACTGCCAATCGCTTGATGGGCCGAACCCTCACTGTGGAGGTTTCCGTAGAAACCATCCGCAATGCGCAGCAGCAGGAATCCCTTCTGCATGCCACCAAGATGATTGATGAGATCGTCAATAAACTCCTCGATGATTTGGAAGACGCCAAAATGCGCTTAATGTCACTTTACGGTGCGTGCACGTCCGACGTGCCAGCAGGACCCATCGATCAGAAATTTCAGTCTGTGGTCATTGGATGTGCCATTGAGGatcagaagaaaatcaaaaggcGCCTAGAGACTCTGCTCAGAAACTTGGAAAATTCTGAAAAGTCCATCACATTGTTGGAGCATCAGAAATCATCTGTTCGGCAGTCTTGTAACAGCAAACAGGATTAATATGTCCTTCTGGCAAACCACAGGATGAGCAAGTGCCCATAAAAAGCTCACAGAAGTCAAGAAAAGAATTCTCTGTATGAGCACACACGTATATACACATCCACACGCACCAAAGTATCTTTGATTGCGAGGTGCAAGCACTTAATGGGTTTTCGTAGCATTGGCATTTTCTTTTGGCAATAAGGAATGCTATCAGTTCTTCTGTAGAGTCAATACTGCTCTATTGCAAATTGTAATTGTGCTTCTGCTGAACtgacagaaactgaaaatctaGCCTTTCCTCCattctcctgtttttttttttctaaactaaaGTTTTGTTCTATCATGAgatttcagcttttctctgtTGTATATGTAGTGTGTGCGAACCAGACTTTTGGGGACAAAAGACAAATCATGGCAATAAATCAAAACAATTAATAAACTGTTTATGGTATTTTCATAAACAACACAGTGTCCTACTCATTACCATTTATAATTTTGCAGTTAATATTTTGAATAAACCTATCACAATACTTTTCTAGAGATAGACAGCTACCTCCAGTTTGTAACTGAGGAAGTGAAAAGCAACACCTGTATCCCAGGGATCAGGAGCCAGGCTAGAAAGGATCTGACTCTCAAAATCCCCCCTCCATGCCTGGTGAACCATTCTGCCCCCACAAGCTCATTGTAGCTTTGAGATGGCTGCATGTTCGTTTTTAAAAGATAATAGGGGAATTGCACATCAGCTACTACTCCACTTCAGCATCATCTATGAAGCCACAGAACAAAACATTCTGACTTCTCACTTGGCAAACACCGTATTTGTATCTTGTGTAGGATGGTACTTTGTCCATCCACCATTGCTCACACCTTTGTGGtagtggtttttggttttttttatcttccaCCCTGCCACTCACAGTAACTGCTGTGCATCATCACTGAGCTCTGTGGCTGTGGGTCAAAAGTTGCACATTTTAGGATGTGGCTGGAGTTTTGTAAACTCCTGTGGCCTGGCCAGTCTTGGAGTACTTCACCCAAGGGTGGCAGTACCCTGAGGGGAGCAGGGGGTCTGTGGCTCAGCCAGCAGTGTGCTTGTCTCAGGTAAAAGCTCAGCTGAAGGAAGCCCAAAGGGTCTGAGTGGTGCCACCAACCACAGCTCCCTTGGTGGCAGTGCCTAGGGTGTTACAGTTAGAATGTCACACCTGGATGCTCTGAGGCCACCAGCCCACGCTGAGAGTCCTGCATGTCAGGCTCCTGCACAACCAACAGTCAGCAGCCCTGTGGTTTTAAATGCCTTGGATgggctcagctgctctgcaggaaaaTTCAAGAGCTGTGCTTCTTGGAAACCTCAGCTGCCATGAGCTCATCCTAACTGCATTTGATTTGCAGAAATAGCACTTCGGGTGGGTGCTTCAAATGCAGTCCTGGTTTCAGCTTTTAAATTGTGAGAAGCTTCTAAGACTTGGTGACATTAAGTCTGTAATTCCACTTTCAAAAATCTTCCAGCTATTCAAACAGTATTAAAAACCTTTACTGTAATACACGGCCTGGATTGTTTTCAGAACTCATGTTGTGCAACACTTAAGCTGTGCTCAGATTCTGTTGCTTAGAATATTCCTtcaatatttgggttttttttttaaggccaTTGTAGGGTTATTTAGGCTAAaagtttttatgttttctttcttagatCCTCTTAATTCTACTGATACctaaaagaatttttatttcttatagCACTTACAGAATTGCAGAAGAggtgggctggaagggaccaatGCCTCTGTAATGAGCCTAAAACACTGCCAGTTAATCCTTATCAGGGTGTTAAGCAAACACATTGATCTTTTGTGTTCAAAACTGCATACAAGAGGAAGCAGGAGTATGTTACTTCTGATATTCTTCAGATACCTGTGGAGGAGTTTTGGGCCAGTGAGGCCGCGGAGACCTTGCTTTGCAGTGTTGGGATAAATTGGGCTATTTTAGTGCTAGCAAAGGCATGCTGACCTTGGACTGAGAATAAGAGATAAACAGGTGGCAAGAGTGAGAAAGCAAGCCAGGATGTGCTAATCACAAGAGCAAGAAAGAACATAAACCTAAAATGCTGTAACCAATTAGTAGGGTAGTCGCGGCAGGTGAACAGTTACTTGTAGCCAATAAATGTTAGTATTAGGTGCAGGAGTGCATGCACGTATGTCAGAACTTTATAAAGGACAACAGCTTGTATAATGAAGTGGAGCATTCACCATAACTCTGAGTGTTACGTGCCTGACTCTGGTTGCTCCTCGCAACAGATACCTGGGTAAAGATGCCGAGTTGtgttttactaaaaaaaaaataaataaaaatactaaaacaaTACAAAACCCCCAACCAACAATCACTAGTGACTATCTTCCTgtttattttcaggaaatgtACCAGGCATCTTTCATATATTAATAATACTTTAATGCCACTTCCACTGTCTACAATCTTGGACTTAAACCTTGTCACTGTATTGGCCAGATCAAtcatgaaaagcaaaatgacgagaaagagcagaaaagagcCCCTATTTTGTATTTCAACCACAGGGTAAAGAAATCAGAGGCAAGAGCTAAGAAACACCATTTCTATTTGACTGGGGCCTCCATACTTGTTCCTTTCAGTGCTCTCATGTGCTGCCTTAGGTCCCAGCTGTTGgcagcacacacacaagaaTCAAGCACACGTTTCTCAATCAGTTGAGGTTGCACAGATTGTAGTTACAGcaatttttgaaatttaatatACTGACAATTTAATATAACCACAAAAGCAGTGACTTATATCAGACCCAACAATAAACAAATGTTTTAAGTTGCATGATGCAACTCGTGTCACTTACAAGAGAACAGCAGAATTAGTTTGTAGGGATTTTACAGCATACACAAGATACTCAGTTTTAAACACTGATTCTTCTGCTTGAGGATTTCTGGtatgttgactttttttttttcctaccagtCTGTTACATTTACTTGAGATCAGGATGGTGATAAAACCAGTTATGTACATGTCCTCTTTTAGCCAGTTACATTTAAGTCATTCACAGCAAGGCATCTTAATCCTCACAATGAAAGTGGCGTTTCTCGTGGTCCACAGtaaattgtaatttttcttATCAACTTTAGTGAGTTTGGCAGAACTGACAAAATATCTATCAGTATTATCCTTCTACTAGAAGCCTGAGAATGAGCCTAGTTCAGTAGTAGGACTCACCTGGCTTTTAGATGACTCATATAGAACATTTCGACATGGAACAGTAGCAGGTTTCTTTTATTCCATTACAGCACCTTTTATCTTAAATTTAAGCATTGCTGTGTCTTTCATTCTATAATTTTGATTACCTGCTTGGATACCATATTTAACAGAGAATTATTCTCTCAATACTATTTGTGCATTAGAAAGAAGATAATGCACTTTTGCTTCCTCTAAAAAGATGGCAAGGTCATTTTAATGAACTGGAGACTGCTGCACCATCCTTGCACTAATTTTGATACAATTAGTGTTCAGGTACTGCAACTTGAACTGAAGGTCTATGACTACacttggaaaagcagcaggggcTCAGGTAATGTCACGGGAGTGGGAGCAGCATGGGTGTTGTCTTGCTGTATGACCAACTCCCACAGAGGAGAAGGGCAGATCATTCACCCTGTTAACACCTGGTGCATGAACAGCTTCAAGTGCAGGCTTGTTGAGTCTCATGCATGAACCCCTCATAACCCCCCAGAGTGCTGTGGGTTCAGCTGCTCAATGCTCTTTGGGTTATCCCACCTCTACAGAAATGATGCAAAGGAAAACTTCATGTCAGATGTGCTGCAGCCcaataatgaagaaaataagaagttATATTTTACTGAAGCataaaaattaaacaggaaATCTGACTGACAGTGTGGTAATTTAGGCATTTTGACTGCAAAAATGTTGCCttaagaaacactgaaaataagaaAGCTTCAAAATTGTCTTAAGTggagtatttaattttttttaaattaaccacacacacaagcacaaaAATTTGTGTAATCAGTCATACAACTTTGAGATTTGCTATTTCCAGTTGGAAATACATCCCTAGCATTACTGCTTTGCATCTAATGATGCCCCATGTACTGGGAGAAAACCCATTCATTGAATGGATATAACAAAGAACTGACAAAGCTGTAGTGTCCTACACGTTAGTGAATCCCTATTCCACTAAGGCATTAACAATCACTAAAGTTTCCTGTTAGTGGTCGCTTGATCACCCAAGGGCAAAGAATTGTGGCAAGATCCAGATAATAGAGCCAATGAGCTAGTCAAGAGgtataaaaaaaatttacaggAGTGCAATGAATTTTGTGTCCTGTGGCACGAGCATCTCTTGCTCCAAATCCA
Coding sequences within it:
- the BAG2 gene encoding BAG family molecular chaperone regulator 2 → MAQARISAKASEGAQQQQPQQQQSGGQLRGRFYRSTSMADRSSRLLENLDQLELRVEAFRDAASAMEQEKEILLEMIHNIQNSQDMRHISEGEREELNLTANRLMGRTLTVEVSVETIRNAQQQESLLHATKMIDEIVNKLLDDLEDAKMRLMSLYGACTSDVPAGPIDQKFQSVVIGCAIEDQKKIKRRLETLLRNLENSEKSITLLEHQKSSVRQSCNSKQD